Proteins from one Chitinophaga oryzae genomic window:
- a CDS encoding TonB-dependent siderophore receptor, protein MYKTLPALIGFSAISLYSYGQHQTDSLRKQRLQEVIVLDKKKTMKADSMAPALRLEGRLLETPQNITSVPGELIREQGGLEMKDIARNASGIKMGYNSSVFDASTTIMVRGFGAVTYVNGMPQRSTMGALIDDAAMIERVDFIKGPAGFLLSSGEPGGSINITTKTPGPQRTRQVEVAGGSFGLLRVSADVGSAVQAKGFSYRINAAYQQQQSFQDFIKTRKYIASPSVQYNFKPGTFLLAEYNLIRMAADGGSSVTQVGTDADVLKHRIGNNYAGDPNLPQSYTMSQSARLLFSHRFNSRWKMTVQSKYTVTPSVAWSLLSDNYSPVNFDETNTTRRLAQNSEVTGRVIAAQAYVNGSFNTGRAVSHQLVAGIDYNYSKDEFSVAYGQYTFAFDRNHPQYGLPKDSVKALGKPRLILRENNWWSAFVYNTTRVHQNWLFNYGGRFTFNMPVTTNAKTPLRNETAFSPRLGITRLFGENTSVYAIYDQSFIPQSGADFAGDNFKPLRGNSFEAGVKREWFQRKLITTLAGYHIIKNNLLVSDLQHPGFSRQIGQATSTGVEADIIGRLSDRFTVSANYAYTYAITSKDSRPENEGTRLAFTPEQMINTWLQYSIPVKQARLRISAGQSTVTRTATYTPDVYLKGYTKLDAGIAWDAGRWYVRVIADNLTNKRYFSSGDILVGSIHEGVKSYYYIEGAPLSFKAFAGVRL, encoded by the coding sequence ATGTATAAAACATTACCCGCATTGATAGGTTTTAGTGCGATCTCCCTGTATAGCTATGGCCAGCACCAAACCGACAGCCTCCGGAAACAACGGCTGCAGGAAGTCATTGTGCTGGATAAAAAGAAGACGATGAAAGCAGACAGTATGGCGCCTGCTTTACGGCTGGAAGGCCGGCTGCTGGAGACGCCGCAAAATATCACCAGTGTGCCCGGTGAGCTGATCCGCGAACAAGGCGGCCTGGAGATGAAAGACATCGCCCGCAATGCCAGCGGCATCAAAATGGGGTATAACAGTTCCGTCTTCGACGCGTCCACGACCATTATGGTACGTGGCTTCGGCGCCGTCACCTATGTGAACGGCATGCCCCAGCGCAGCACCATGGGCGCGCTGATCGACGATGCCGCCATGATAGAAAGAGTGGATTTCATCAAAGGTCCGGCCGGTTTCCTGCTCTCCTCCGGAGAACCGGGCGGCAGCATCAACATCACCACCAAAACGCCCGGACCGCAGCGTACCCGGCAGGTAGAAGTGGCTGGCGGCAGTTTCGGCCTGCTGCGTGTATCCGCCGACGTGGGCAGCGCGGTACAGGCAAAAGGATTCTCGTATCGTATCAATGCCGCCTATCAACAGCAACAGAGCTTCCAGGATTTTATCAAAACGCGTAAATACATTGCTTCGCCGTCTGTACAATATAACTTTAAGCCCGGTACTTTCCTGCTGGCAGAATACAATCTTATCCGCATGGCCGCCGACGGCGGCAGCAGCGTTACCCAGGTCGGTACGGATGCAGATGTACTGAAACACCGCATCGGCAACAACTACGCCGGCGATCCTAATCTGCCACAGTCCTACACGATGTCGCAAAGCGCCAGGCTATTGTTCTCCCACCGGTTCAACAGCCGCTGGAAGATGACGGTACAGTCGAAATATACCGTGACGCCCAGCGTTGCGTGGTCACTGCTTTCGGACAACTATTCCCCGGTGAATTTCGACGAAACCAACACTACCCGGCGCCTGGCCCAAAACAGCGAGGTCACCGGCCGCGTGATCGCAGCGCAGGCGTACGTCAACGGCTCTTTTAACACGGGCCGCGCGGTAAGCCATCAGCTGGTAGCGGGCATAGACTACAACTACAGCAAGGACGAGTTCTCCGTGGCATACGGTCAGTACACGTTTGCCTTTGACCGCAACCACCCGCAGTACGGTCTGCCTAAAGACAGCGTAAAAGCACTGGGCAAGCCAAGGCTGATCCTCCGCGAAAACAACTGGTGGTCGGCCTTTGTCTACAATACCACCCGTGTACATCAAAACTGGCTCTTTAACTATGGCGGGCGTTTTACCTTTAACATGCCCGTTACCACCAATGCAAAGACACCGTTACGAAATGAAACCGCTTTTTCCCCGCGGCTGGGCATTACCCGTCTGTTTGGTGAAAATACCAGCGTATATGCCATCTACGACCAGTCATTCATTCCCCAGTCAGGCGCCGACTTTGCGGGCGATAATTTCAAACCTTTACGGGGCAACAGCTTCGAAGCAGGCGTCAAACGCGAATGGTTCCAGCGTAAGCTGATCACCACGCTGGCCGGTTATCACATCATCAAAAACAACCTGCTGGTATCCGACCTGCAACATCCCGGCTTCAGCCGGCAGATAGGACAGGCCACCAGTACGGGCGTAGAGGCGGACATCATCGGAAGGCTGTCCGACCGCTTCACCGTATCTGCCAATTACGCCTATACGTATGCCATCACCAGCAAAGACAGCCGCCCGGAAAACGAAGGCACCCGCCTCGCTTTCACCCCCGAGCAGATGATCAACACCTGGCTGCAGTACAGCATCCCGGTGAAGCAGGCAAGGCTGCGTATCAGCGCCGGACAGAGTACCGTTACCCGCACCGCCACCTATACGCCGGACGTATACCTGAAAGGCTATACGAAACTGGACGCCGGCATTGCCTGGGATGCCGGCCGCTGGTATGTAAGGGTTATAGCAGACAACCTCACCAACAAAAGATATTTCTCCAGTGGCGACATTCTCGTCGGCTCCATCCATGAAGGCGTAAAAAGCTACTACTACATAGAAGGAGCGCCGCTTTCATTCAAAGCCTTCGCGGGCGTGAGACTGTAG
- a CDS encoding pinensin family lanthipeptide, producing MKEQSNNLQLNIDDLKIDSFVTSLDNEMNMRLAGGLAGQSHPTHTLQTDDEHHLCTTIIC from the coding sequence ATGAAAGAGCAATCCAACAATCTCCAGCTGAACATCGACGATCTGAAAATCGACAGCTTCGTTACAAGCCTCGACAACGAAATGAACATGCGCCTCGCCGGCGGGCTGGCAGGCCAGAGCCACCCTACGCATACCCTGCAGACAGATGATGAGCACCACCTGTGCACTACCATCATCTGCTAA
- a CDS encoding lanthionine synthetase LanC family protein: MESPDKLLLDTELRRIAAAVLPALQPDVIAAKTDLFNGSGGVILFYLRLYEHYKEQHYLDVSITAADTLLYHPEITQQQYYTFCTGATGLLYLCVKLYEATGRRRYLDRAIALTAHFKEGIQQRVQQDDWLSGHAGNIFVLTYLYAHTQEGSLLPLLRSLTDTLIQQARVAPEGLRWGHVKMSFDSLTGFSHGASGMAYAWMQVAAYFRDEGLQYLAGQALDYEMQYYDPTARNWLDLRLTNTCIGRENFFHWDIHRFREDAAATNTWAHGAAGAGIARLLAYKMLPRAEWRVQLQDAVERSLEDAQQLKRGDFTLCSGYGGIVFFLLQAAEALQQPDLQQAAQILALQAVRYYHTYGTYNSYVPTMMQDAGLFSGLSGVGYMLASLLMPFRDDSVLHPVIPAGRQVPPLYAAGEVKRRLFLKYYPHTMRLLMATGWTLPDVPGIGMLETMLQKAVAALPEEHRRQAADAFAFEQQRTALWKEHRGLLYYTRRNEFTGGMPEATAEALLRMKWVVMEQVRLCRTHWQWDQQELASAAGEYCYLMQNHAYGVAVFPVGKLTAAIFDHFQGDIRWRKHWYGVSM; the protein is encoded by the coding sequence ATGGAATCCCCGGATAAACTGCTCCTGGACACGGAACTGCGCCGCATAGCGGCAGCGGTGCTGCCCGCCCTGCAACCAGACGTTATCGCTGCAAAGACGGACCTGTTCAACGGCAGCGGTGGCGTCATCCTCTTTTATTTAAGATTATATGAACACTACAAGGAACAGCATTACCTGGATGTGAGTATAACGGCGGCGGATACCCTGTTATACCATCCGGAGATAACGCAGCAACAGTATTATACCTTCTGCACCGGCGCCACCGGTTTGCTGTACCTGTGTGTTAAACTGTACGAGGCCACCGGGCGGCGGCGTTACCTGGACCGTGCCATCGCGCTGACGGCCCATTTTAAAGAGGGGATACAGCAGCGGGTGCAGCAGGACGACTGGTTGAGCGGCCATGCCGGGAACATTTTTGTGCTGACTTACCTGTATGCACATACGCAGGAGGGAAGCCTCCTGCCGCTGCTCCGCTCACTAACAGACACGTTGATACAACAGGCGAGGGTGGCGCCGGAAGGCCTGCGATGGGGGCATGTGAAAATGAGTTTCGACAGCCTGACAGGGTTCTCGCACGGCGCCTCGGGCATGGCCTACGCATGGATGCAGGTAGCTGCTTACTTCCGCGACGAGGGGTTGCAATACCTGGCCGGGCAGGCGCTGGATTATGAAATGCAGTATTACGACCCTACGGCGCGTAACTGGCTGGACCTGCGGCTGACCAATACCTGTATCGGGCGGGAAAATTTTTTTCACTGGGATATCCACCGTTTCCGGGAAGATGCCGCTGCCACCAATACATGGGCGCATGGTGCCGCGGGCGCGGGGATAGCCCGGTTGTTGGCTTATAAAATGCTACCACGCGCCGAATGGCGGGTACAGTTACAGGACGCCGTAGAACGTTCGCTGGAAGATGCACAGCAACTGAAGCGGGGCGACTTTACGCTTTGCAGTGGCTACGGCGGCATTGTGTTTTTCCTGCTACAGGCGGCGGAAGCGCTGCAGCAACCAGATTTACAGCAAGCCGCACAAATACTGGCCTTGCAGGCAGTCCGTTATTATCACACCTATGGAACCTATAACAGCTACGTGCCAACGATGATGCAGGACGCCGGGCTGTTCTCCGGACTGTCGGGCGTTGGGTATATGCTGGCATCGCTACTGATGCCCTTCCGGGACGATTCGGTGTTACATCCCGTGATCCCTGCCGGCAGGCAGGTACCACCTTTGTATGCTGCCGGAGAAGTAAAACGACGGCTGTTCCTGAAGTATTATCCGCATACCATGCGGCTGCTAATGGCCACCGGGTGGACATTGCCGGACGTGCCGGGTATTGGTATGCTGGAAACGATGCTGCAAAAAGCGGTGGCCGCCCTGCCTGAAGAACACCGGCGGCAGGCGGCAGATGCTTTTGCTTTTGAGCAACAGCGTACCGCTCTCTGGAAAGAACACCGGGGACTGTTATACTATACCAGGAGGAACGAATTTACCGGAGGTATGCCGGAGGCCACAGCGGAAGCGTTGCTGCGGATGAAGTGGGTAGTGATGGAGCAGGTGCGGCTGTGCCGTACGCACTGGCAATGGGACCAGCAGGAGCTGGCTTCAGCAGCAGGGGAGTACTGTTATTTAATGCAAAACCACGCATACGGCGTGGCGGTTTTTCCCGTGGGAAAACTAACTGCCGCGATCTTTGATCATTTTCAGGGGGATATACGCTGGAGGAAACATTGGTACGGTGTTTCAATGTAG
- a CDS encoding thiopeptide-type bacteriocin biosynthesis protein encodes MQRNWLSVHLFHAGDLNRLLQLLVGPVVQQAGCPCFFIRYWEGGPHIRLRLHVAQDRLTEVRRLLESAAQVYFTAYPSCREEEARPAQQLLPNDTWQYVPYVPETGRYGNEQTMPLAERQFGFSSAWVLAEINQINPSNALMQAIRLNLATLQALQETPEQTLDICHRFIQGWLPRLYHPQQDKAQQQAYFLQRMEERFAFYAPALTSAATALWNGNMPPALQAFAAGNSHVFTQYRRLGFQQEQLGAITGSFLHMGHNRLGVANHDEAYIMYFTRKCLEHIYGIPG; translated from the coding sequence ATGCAACGTAACTGGTTATCTGTACACCTTTTTCATGCCGGTGACCTTAACCGGCTGCTGCAACTGCTGGTCGGCCCCGTGGTGCAGCAGGCGGGATGTCCCTGTTTCTTTATCCGTTACTGGGAAGGCGGGCCGCATATACGCTTACGGTTACACGTAGCACAGGATAGGCTGACTGAAGTCAGGCGGCTGCTGGAAAGTGCTGCGCAAGTTTATTTTACAGCATATCCTTCCTGCCGGGAGGAGGAAGCCCGGCCGGCGCAGCAGCTGCTGCCTAATGATACCTGGCAATACGTTCCTTACGTACCGGAGACCGGCCGCTACGGCAACGAACAAACGATGCCGCTGGCGGAACGACAGTTTGGTTTTTCTTCTGCCTGGGTACTGGCGGAAATCAATCAGATCAATCCTTCCAATGCCCTGATGCAGGCCATCAGGCTGAACCTGGCGACCCTGCAGGCATTGCAGGAAACGCCGGAACAGACGCTGGACATCTGCCACCGCTTTATACAGGGGTGGCTGCCGCGGTTGTATCATCCGCAGCAGGACAAAGCGCAGCAACAGGCTTATTTCCTGCAGCGCATGGAAGAGCGCTTTGCTTTTTATGCCCCGGCACTGACCAGCGCAGCAACAGCACTATGGAACGGAAACATGCCGCCGGCATTGCAGGCTTTTGCCGCCGGCAACAGCCACGTCTTTACGCAATACCGCCGGCTCGGCTTTCAGCAGGAACAGCTGGGCGCTATCACCGGCAGCTTTCTGCATATGGGGCATAACCGCCTCGGCGTAGCCAACCACGATGAAGCCTATATCATGTATTTCACCCGTAAATGCCTTGAACATATCTATGGAATCCCCGGATAA
- a CDS encoding lantibiotic dehydratase, protein MTLKVFPYALVRYAAMPFPALKALEITETDACLAAADIAAGDLRQQQEYLCELLFQAIQSAPDDNTRQLLIRWKRAVYNGRKPPEETVASLSAPMLRYRESLAQQQADRETWQVFYDRQLQQHRRQLQAWSGEEALRKGILLSSPVLYGQLDHFAQADAAAFKARELKNEYSLLRYITRMAAKTSPFSTFTYTGVSTMKTAPDTVPAIVSNIRLNNSLFTYLRSLLVHHPVLNELMTVTLNDTVTTDETHLHFLVNYFNVEAFQRLPARSVALWLYQRLKAPATLASLIDTLAGEMPGVAREQIKTFLLKLSATGLLELGIGCSGIDPEWDSALMDFLSDNMQQHPSVKALRELLQMLQVNRRFYAAADAATRAPLLETSAAALNAVLLQLKTEAALPDSATTPAADAPFEVHHFAPRNFQPADIFYEDTSTSSVSVLPEEVQALTEKAERFCTLLAKGDLLQEERDRMRDFFLEQYDAAQQPAVTDFYHAYYLRVKKQQPDTGGPTVMDIPETMQLTVKPGAVNITGLPAVSTAPLSRGMFVQLFYPDTAAPLMGVVNAFLPGMGKVAGRFLHLFSPAVTDTFRSWNTALYPEHLMIELNDGSVFNANIHPPLLANEITIPGGSNNYPAGKRISLKDIVVQYDQASHRLGLRHTVSGKPVYTFDLCLESFYNRSHFYRLLAHFNPETRVPLRSFIAAADSRYSSLHAAPGPVQLLPRIVFEDRLVLRRKGWLVSTAAVPVPVNAETDAAYFLRLQRWRIAEGLPQQVFVFLKSPYIQVAAKKGQLHRDDYKPQYISFVQPLLAAVFRKMLSRAGEQVYLEEVLPDASQHGTVTEHMLHWYQY, encoded by the coding sequence ATGACATTGAAAGTTTTCCCTTACGCACTGGTCCGCTATGCTGCGATGCCTTTCCCGGCACTTAAAGCACTGGAGATAACGGAGACGGACGCCTGCCTGGCCGCCGCGGATATAGCGGCAGGGGACCTCCGGCAACAGCAGGAATACCTCTGTGAGCTGTTGTTTCAGGCGATACAGTCCGCCCCTGACGACAATACCCGGCAACTGCTGATACGCTGGAAGCGTGCGGTATATAACGGCCGGAAGCCCCCGGAAGAAACAGTAGCATCCCTGTCAGCGCCAATGCTGCGCTACCGTGAATCCCTGGCACAACAGCAAGCGGACCGTGAGACATGGCAGGTGTTTTACGACCGGCAGCTCCAGCAGCACCGGCGGCAGTTGCAGGCATGGTCGGGAGAGGAGGCGCTGCGGAAAGGGATACTGCTTTCCAGTCCTGTGCTCTATGGACAATTGGATCATTTTGCGCAGGCAGACGCGGCTGCCTTCAAAGCGCGGGAACTGAAAAATGAGTATAGCCTGCTCCGTTATATTACCCGGATGGCGGCGAAAACATCGCCTTTCAGTACGTTTACCTATACGGGCGTCAGCACGATGAAAACAGCCCCTGACACCGTACCGGCGATCGTCAGCAACATCCGGCTGAACAACAGTTTGTTTACCTACCTCCGCAGCCTGTTGGTCCACCATCCGGTGCTGAATGAACTGATGACGGTCACCCTGAATGACACCGTCACCACCGATGAAACGCACCTGCATTTCCTGGTGAACTATTTTAATGTAGAAGCCTTTCAGCGCCTGCCGGCGCGGAGTGTGGCGCTATGGTTGTACCAGCGGCTGAAAGCGCCGGCAACACTGGCATCTCTCATCGATACGCTGGCTGGCGAGATGCCGGGCGTTGCGCGTGAGCAGATCAAAACGTTTTTGCTGAAGCTGTCTGCCACCGGCCTGCTGGAGCTGGGCATCGGCTGCTCCGGTATCGATCCGGAATGGGACAGTGCGCTGATGGATTTCCTTTCTGACAATATGCAACAGCATCCGTCGGTAAAGGCACTAAGGGAGCTGCTGCAAATGCTGCAGGTGAACCGCCGCTTTTATGCCGCCGCCGATGCGGCTACGCGTGCGCCGCTGCTGGAGACGTCCGCCGCAGCGCTTAATGCAGTGCTGCTTCAGTTGAAAACGGAGGCAGCGTTGCCGGATAGTGCCACCACACCTGCCGCTGACGCACCTTTTGAAGTGCATCATTTTGCACCGAGAAATTTTCAGCCGGCTGATATTTTTTATGAAGACACCAGCACGTCATCCGTGAGCGTGCTGCCAGAGGAGGTGCAGGCATTGACAGAAAAGGCGGAGCGCTTTTGTACGTTACTGGCAAAGGGGGACCTGTTGCAGGAAGAGCGTGACCGTATGCGTGACTTTTTCCTGGAACAGTACGATGCCGCTCAGCAGCCGGCGGTGACGGACTTCTATCACGCTTATTATCTCCGCGTGAAAAAACAGCAGCCGGACACGGGAGGGCCAACGGTCATGGATATACCGGAAACGATGCAGCTTACCGTGAAGCCCGGCGCAGTCAACATCACAGGGCTACCTGCGGTGTCAACAGCGCCGCTCTCCCGGGGTATGTTCGTGCAGCTCTTTTATCCGGATACAGCAGCGCCGCTCATGGGTGTTGTCAATGCCTTCCTGCCCGGCATGGGCAAAGTAGCCGGCAGGTTCCTGCATCTGTTCAGTCCTGCGGTGACCGACACTTTCCGTTCATGGAACACCGCTTTGTATCCGGAGCACCTGATGATAGAGCTGAATGATGGCTCCGTCTTTAACGCCAACATACATCCGCCGTTGCTGGCGAACGAAATCACTATCCCGGGCGGCAGCAATAACTACCCCGCAGGAAAACGTATATCCCTCAAGGATATCGTGGTGCAGTATGACCAGGCATCCCACCGGTTGGGATTACGGCATACCGTGAGCGGTAAACCGGTGTATACGTTCGACCTTTGCCTCGAGTCTTTTTATAACCGTTCTCATTTCTACCGGCTGCTGGCACATTTTAACCCGGAAACAAGGGTGCCGCTGCGAAGCTTTATTGCTGCGGCGGACAGCCGGTACAGTTCGCTGCATGCCGCCCCCGGACCGGTACAGCTGCTACCCCGCATCGTTTTTGAAGACCGGCTCGTATTGAGAAGGAAAGGCTGGCTGGTCAGCACAGCGGCCGTCCCTGTACCTGTCAACGCAGAAACCGATGCAGCATATTTTCTGCGGTTACAGCGCTGGAGGATAGCAGAAGGGCTGCCCCAGCAGGTGTTCGTTTTCCTGAAATCACCCTATATACAGGTAGCTGCAAAGAAAGGGCAATTGCACCGGGATGACTATAAGCCGCAATACATCAGCTTCGTGCAGCCATTGCTGGCAGCCGTTTTCAGGAAGATGCTCAGCCGGGCGGGAGAGCAGGTTTACCTCGAAGAAGTATTGCCGGACGCTTCGCAGCATGGCACAGTTACCGAACATATGCTTCACTGGTATCAATATTAA
- a CDS encoding peptidase domain-containing ABC transporter, producing MFQKVFRKEVFPFYRQSDAMDCGPTCLKMIAAHHGRVYPLQYLRNACRISRQGVTFADMMAAAEQLGFKTLPAELPFTVLAKKAPLPCILHWNKQHFVVLYRITETAVYVADPALGRQSRYSLPEFMAAWQLDPGSGYGRALFLEPTAAFYAAPEVAETKASLQALWPYLRAHRKRLSPVLMTLLLASGFALLTPLLTQAIVDKGIQNRQISLILLICAGQLALFLGRMLSEFVRARLLLRIGARVSTAMLKAFLHKLLRLPLSFFDNRQAGDNMQRVTDNQRVEDFLTTSLVSFVLSVVTILVLGVLLLYYHWQVFVLFMLGGAAGIWWNHAFRERRGRLDQKRFGVLAANQDMLLEMFGAMQEIKLTGSEARKTRQWEDIQEQAITVKLESLRLDQLVQGVSSFINETRNVLVTCFAAVLVVNGQLTLGAMLAVTYTCGQLSAPVAQLTDFIRAMQNTRFSLRRMAEVHQEADEDTPQLQHLAGDAVTGKDIRLQNVSFRYGHRHSPLVLRHVNLLIPAGKVTAIVGMSGSGKTTLLKLLLKFYPPQEGDILLEDTSLQDFSAESWRRHCGVVMQDGYVFRDTIAGNVFAGDTEKNYERLYEACRMACIHDFFASLPFGYETLIGKDGYGLSEGQVQRLLLARLIYRNPSIVLLDEATNSLDAHNERAILRNLEQFFTGKTVVVVAHRLSTVKHADQILVMDKGAIVESGTHAGLSASRGAYYQLVKNQLELGK from the coding sequence ATGTTTCAAAAAGTGTTCAGGAAAGAAGTTTTCCCTTTTTACCGGCAGTCAGACGCCATGGACTGTGGCCCTACCTGCCTGAAGATGATAGCGGCGCATCATGGCCGCGTGTACCCGTTGCAGTATCTCCGCAATGCCTGCCGTATATCGCGGCAGGGCGTCACCTTTGCGGACATGATGGCGGCGGCAGAGCAGCTGGGATTTAAGACATTGCCGGCAGAACTGCCGTTTACAGTGCTGGCGAAGAAAGCGCCGTTGCCCTGCATACTTCACTGGAACAAGCAACATTTTGTGGTGCTGTACCGCATCACGGAAACAGCGGTATATGTCGCCGATCCGGCATTGGGGCGGCAAAGCCGGTATTCGCTGCCGGAATTTATGGCTGCCTGGCAGCTGGACCCTGGCTCGGGTTATGGCCGCGCGCTCTTCCTGGAGCCTACTGCTGCATTTTATGCCGCGCCGGAAGTGGCGGAAACAAAAGCCTCGCTACAGGCGCTGTGGCCTTATCTGCGCGCGCACCGTAAGCGTCTTTCGCCGGTGTTAATGACACTGCTGCTGGCCAGCGGCTTCGCTCTGCTAACGCCGCTGCTGACGCAGGCCATTGTGGACAAAGGCATTCAAAACAGGCAGATTTCCCTGATACTGTTGATCTGTGCCGGCCAGCTGGCGTTGTTCCTGGGCCGCATGTTGTCGGAGTTTGTCCGTGCACGCCTGCTGCTGCGAATAGGCGCCCGCGTTAGCACAGCCATGCTGAAAGCTTTCCTGCATAAGCTCCTGCGGCTGCCGCTTTCTTTTTTTGATAACCGGCAGGCAGGGGATAACATGCAGCGGGTGACCGACAACCAGCGGGTGGAGGACTTCCTCACCACTTCACTGGTCAGCTTTGTATTGTCGGTCGTTACTATACTGGTACTGGGTGTGCTGCTGTTGTATTACCACTGGCAGGTATTTGTATTGTTTATGCTGGGCGGAGCCGCGGGCATATGGTGGAACCATGCTTTCCGGGAACGCCGCGGCCGGCTGGACCAGAAGCGTTTCGGCGTGCTGGCGGCCAACCAGGACATGCTGCTGGAAATGTTCGGCGCCATGCAGGAAATAAAGCTCACCGGCAGCGAGGCCCGGAAGACACGCCAGTGGGAAGACATCCAGGAGCAGGCGATCACGGTAAAGCTGGAAAGCCTCCGGCTGGACCAGCTGGTGCAGGGCGTATCGTCGTTTATCAACGAAACCCGCAATGTACTGGTGACCTGCTTTGCCGCGGTGCTGGTGGTCAACGGTCAGCTGACGCTGGGCGCTATGCTGGCGGTGACTTACACCTGCGGCCAGCTGAGTGCGCCGGTAGCGCAGCTGACAGATTTTATCCGCGCCATGCAGAACACCCGCTTCAGCCTGCGACGGATGGCGGAAGTGCACCAGGAAGCTGATGAAGATACGCCTCAACTGCAGCATCTCGCCGGCGACGCAGTCACCGGAAAGGATATACGCTTACAGAACGTCTCGTTCCGTTACGGCCACCGGCATTCGCCCCTGGTACTGCGCCATGTCAACCTGCTGATCCCTGCCGGCAAAGTAACGGCCATCGTCGGGATGAGCGGCAGCGGCAAAACCACCCTGCTGAAATTGCTGCTGAAGTTTTATCCGCCGCAGGAAGGAGATATATTACTGGAAGATACCTCCCTGCAGGACTTTTCCGCGGAGTCGTGGCGACGGCACTGCGGCGTGGTAATGCAGGACGGCTACGTGTTCCGCGATACGATTGCCGGCAATGTGTTCGCCGGCGATACAGAAAAGAATTACGAGCGCCTCTATGAAGCCTGCAGGATGGCCTGCATACACGATTTCTTTGCATCACTGCCTTTCGGCTATGAAACCCTGATCGGAAAAGACGGCTACGGCCTCAGCGAAGGACAGGTGCAAAGGCTGCTGCTGGCGCGCCTTATTTACCGCAACCCTTCCATCGTGTTGCTCGATGAAGCCACTAATTCCCTCGACGCCCACAACGAACGCGCCATCCTGCGCAACCTCGAACAGTTTTTTACCGGCAAGACCGTCGTGGTGGTGGCGCATCGCCTCAGTACCGTTAAACATGCAGACCAGATACTGGTGATGGACAAGGGCGCTATCGTGGAAAGCGGCACCCATGCCGGGCTGTCTGCCAGCCGGGGCGCTTACTATCAATTGGTAAAAAACCAGCTGGAGCTGGGTAAATAA